The Gouania willdenowi chromosome 20, fGouWil2.1, whole genome shotgun sequence genome window below encodes:
- the LOC114453947 gene encoding polyhomeotic-like protein 3 isoform X2 has translation MDQESLCPSQSEERETANKPCPQTPLISATPPRLTPHPSLLDPHTLTPSTSTSPPPLTPAPKLTSTTGPSPPKHTSTTGPTPPKLTSIIGPTSYKLTSSTGPTTPKLTSITGPTSSKLISTTGPTTPKLASITGPTSSKLISITGPTSSKLTFNTGPTTPKLLSTSGPTPKLTSTTGPTTPNLTANTGPTTPKLTSTCGPTPPKLTSTTGPTTTPKPTTITGPTISKLTSTSGPATSKLISTTGSTTPKLTGSTTGPTTPKLTSTTGPTSPKLTCTAGPTTCKLTSTLGPTSPKLSSTTGPTFSKLTSTTGPTPPKLSSTTGPTSSKLSSITGPTTPKLTSTTGPTSSKLSSITGPTTPKLTSTTGPTSPKLTSTPGPTTSKLTSNTGPTSPKLTSTPGPTTPKLTSTTGPTPPKLTCTAGPAIRTYGRPILPSPSGPAPSSSPPPPATPTNISKTSSLTNGSTRLASTATATSITPFHTPASPPGRQVPQAPPTSSPGAGRASQSPSLGRRVSQQALLLGKSLKGSGQDQVLLRAQMLILTSAMRPAQASTSSTGSSPSSSSPASAQLHSLTLRAPPPGAVAIPPSLRLKPSTPPPLSRPLAPLFPPLRPRPSPGTMATEGLATPCRHLSVPPPTLYSPVRAIPLRSRHPFPNGHRAPPPPQAVAPPITRAPAGPKSCSLSQSQSQPATSPFDHSSSAARQLQIIALSSGRHAMPGTCVHASVGPPGLPGQSKRTVCGGEGLSLPLNPSLPKTVSSLANPEAPPCQTAALSQRAAPVGEELRGQTIQTEGQDLTMDKHEQKETTDGETARTTTPGIDDSKEEPMETTGEVQGEMMEEVQEEEAEDEAPMDQSENSTGQVLPQNENTSPDTKVKDSSKELKPNTGLSSTLSSDQTEGAAQEGPTPVQQEPNLGPERFASMSGGPLPVPIRPPPVMVGPSLIRPTPVPIGTVYVPAEPVPVPEAKNQRLMDPHRDLQPIAQEDLSENMSTQSDNQSALSSLSSPPSSPFIPPSTEPSPHLHPTDLSLSKGPDNRAAQPLDQSEDEFGSTDQSPCTPWEPRAWPEGRQVLTHLVEGFVIQEGLTPFPVNRSSLLVPDQVTKPQEVNGTNERAAPPPPVSRKRTYTDEEEVEEEVAGNPGDLATKAAPLDRPALHCQFCGKRGYAHNFMRSKRFCSTSCARGFNVRLTKRLRALSAGSRPERPPLSRATSVPGKPLLLRLPRDLWSAGRREKDGKEKSVAVEEEEEEEEEEDADDGGEEEDEEEEEEPPVTVTTRNEQRAAPRVRRASAPAVTVTTPTSTFRPTPNQWSVEDVSAFIHTLPGCADVAEAFRLQEIDGQALLLLTEDHLMTSMNIKLGPALKICAHINTLKNQ, from the exons ATGGACCAAGAGTCACTTTGTCCCAGCCAATCGGAGGAAAGAGAAACTGCCAACAAGCCCTGCCCACAAACACCCCTCATCTCGGCAACGCCCCCTCGCCTCACCCCCCACCCCTCACTCCTGGACCCTCACACACTGACCCCAAGCACCTCCAcctctccccctcccctcaCCCCCGCCCCTAAACTCACCTCCACCACTGGCCCCTCTCCTCCCAAACACACCTCCACCACTGGCCCCACTCCTCCTAAACTCACCTCCATCATTGGCCCCACCTCTTATAAACTCACCTCCTCCACTGGCCCCACTACCCCTAAACTCACCTCCATCACTGGCCCCACCTCTTCAAAACTCATCTCCACCACTGGCCCCACCACCCCTAAACTCGCCTCCATCACTGGCCCCACCTCTTCAAAACTCATCTCCATCACTGGCCCCACCTCTTCTAAACTCACCTTCAATACTGGCCCCACCACCCCTAAACTTCTCTCCACCTCTGGCCCCACTCCCAAACTCACCTCCACGACTGGCCCCACCACCCCTAACCTCACAGCCAACACTGGCCCCACCACCCCTAAACTCACCTCCACCTGTGGCCCCACTCCTCCCAAACTCACCTCCACGACTGGCCCCACCACTACCCCTAAACCCACCACCATCACTGGCCCCACCATCTCTAAACTGACCTCCACCTCTGGGCCTGCCACCTCTAAACTCATCTCCACCACTGGCTCCACCACCCCTAAACTCACTGGCTCCACCACTGGCCCCACCACCCCCAAACTCACCTCCACCACTGGCCCCACCTCTCCTAAACTAACTTGCACAGCTGGTCCCACCACCTGTAAACTCACATCCACCCTCGGCCCCACCTCTCCAAAACTCTCCTCCACCACTGGCCCCACCTTTTCTAAATTGACCTCTACCACTGGCCCCACTCCTCCAAAACTGTCCTCCACCACTGGCCCCACCTCTTCTAAACTCTCCTCCATCACTGGCCCCACCACCCCTAAACTGACCTCCACCACTGGCCCCACCTCTTCTAAACTCTCCTCCATCACTGGCCCCACCACCCCTAAACTGACCTCCACCACTGGCCCCACCTCTCCTAAACTCACCTCCACCCCTGGCCCCACTACCTCTAAACTGACCTCCAACACTGGCCCCACCTCTCCTAAACTCACCTCCACCCCTGGCCCCACTACCCCTAAACTGACCTCCACCACTGGCCCCACCCCTCCTAAACTCACCTGCACTGCTGGCCCCGCTATCCGCACCTATGGCCGCCCCATCTTGCCCTCCCCatcaggccccgccccttcttcCTCCCCACCACCACCCGCAACGCCCACCAACATCTCCAAGACATCCAGCCTGACCAATGGGAGCACTCGCCTTGCATCCACTGCAACTGCCACATCCATCACACCCTTTCACACACCAGCCAGTCCACCAGGAAGAcag GTACCTCAGGCTCCGCCCACGAGTTCACCTGGTGCCGGTCGAGCCAGTCAGAGCCCGTCTCTAGGCAGGCGGGTCTCCCAGCAAGCTTTGCTCCTGGGGAAGAGTCTCAAAGGCTCGGGGCAAGATCAGGTGCTGCTGCGCGCTCAGatg CTTATTCTCACATCGGCTATGAGGCCCGCCCAGGCATCCACTTCCTccacaggctcctccccttcctCCTCAAGCCCCGCCTCTGCTCAA CTCCACAGCCTCACATTGAGGGCTCCGCCCCCCGGGGCCGTCGCCATCCCACCGTCTCTCCGCCTTAAGCCCTCAACTCCGCCCCCTCTCTCTCGACCTCTTGCTCCACTTTTCCCACCTCTCAGACCTCGACCATCTCCTGGCACCATGGCAACAGAAGGCCTAGCAACGCCGTGCCGCCACCTGTCTGTCCCGCCTCCAA CTCTCTACTCTCCGGTTCGAGCCATCCCTCTGAGGTCTCGACATCCCTTCCCTAATGGGCACCGAGCGCCACCACCTCCACAGGCTGTAGCTCCTCCCATCACCCGAGCACCGGCTGGACCCAAGAGCTGCTCATTAtcccagagccaatcacagcccgCCACTTCGCCCTTCGATCACTCGTCGTCAGCAGCACGGCAACTCCAAATCATCGCCCTATCTTCAGGCCGCCACGCAATGCCGGGAACTTGCGTTCACGCCTCAGTGGGGCCACCGGGGCTTCCTGGCCAATCAAAGCGAACTGTATGTGGAGGGGAGGGACTTTCTCTTCCTCTCAACCCCTCCCTGCCAAAAACTGTCTCATCCCTGGCAAACCCTGAGGCACCGCCCTGCCAAACCGCCGCTCTGAGCCAGAGAGCAGCGCCGGTCGGCGAGGAGCTCAGGGGACAAACCATCCAAACCGAAGGTCAAGACCTGACAATGGATAAACACGAGCAAAAGGAGACAACAGATGGGGAGACGGCCAGGACGACGACCCCCGGGATTGATGACAGTAAAGAGGAACCGATGGAGACAACTGGTGAGGTCCAAGGAGAGATGATGGAGGAGGTCcaggaagaagaagcagaagacgAGGCCCCCATGGACCAATCAGAGAACTCAACTGGTCAAGTTCTTCCTCAGAACGAGAACACAAGTCCAGATACCAAAGTGAAAGACTCCAGCAAGGAACTAAAACCAAACACAGGTCTAAGTTCCACTTTGTCCTCGGATCAAACTGAAGGCGCAGCTCAAGAAGGACCAACCCCTGTTCAGCAAGAACCAAACCTTGGTCCAGAAAGATTTGCTTCTATGTCAGGAGGACCACTTCCAGTCCCCATTAGACCACCTCCTGTTATGGTAGGACCTTCCCTGATTAGACCAACCCCTGTGCCAATAGGAACAGTCTATGTCCCGGCGGAACCCGTACCAGTCCCTGAGGCCAAGAACCAGAGGCTGATGGATCCCCACAGAGACCTGCAGCCTATTGCCCAGGAGGACCTAAGTGAGAACATGTCAACCCAGTCGGACAACCAATCAG ctCTGTCCAGTCTCTCGTCGCCCCCCTCCTCTCCTTTTATCCCCCCCTCCACAGAACCCTCCCCCCATCTCCACCCAACTGACCTCAGCCTATCAAAGGGACCCGACAACAGGGCCGCCCAGCCCTTGGACCAATCAGAGGATGAATTCGGTAGCACCGACCAATCGCCGTGCACCCCCTGGGAGCCGAGGGCGTGGCCTGAAGGTCGGCAGGTTCTGACTCACCTGGTGGAAGGGTTCGTCATCCAGGAAGGACTCACACCATTTCCT GTGAATCGCTCATCTCTGCTGGTTCCTGATCAGGTGACCAAGCCACAGGAGGTCAACGGGACCAACGAGAGGGCGGCTCCACCGCCACCGGTTTCCAGGAAACGCACATATACTGACGAGGAGGAAGTAGAAGAGGAAGTGGCAGGAAACCCGGGCGATTTAGCAACCA AAGCAGCGCCATTGGACCGACCCGCTCTTCACTGTCAGTTCTGTGGAAAGAGAGGCTATGCCCACAACTTCATGAGGTCCAAACGCTTCTGCTCCACCTCCTGTGCCCGCGG GTTCAACGTCCGCCTGACGAAGCGCCTTCGAGCTCTGAGCGCAGGAAGCCGACCCGAGCGGCCGCCGCTGAGCCGAGCCACGTCCGTCCCCGGAAAACCTCTGTTACTACGGCTG CCTCGTGATCTTTGGAGCGCAGGACGTCGTGAAAAAGACGGCAAGGAGAAGTCGGTGGCCgttgaagaggaggaa
- the LOC114453947 gene encoding polyhomeotic-like protein 3 isoform X1 has protein sequence MDQESLCPSQSEERETANKPCPQTPLISATPPRLTPHPSLLDPHTLTPSTSTSPPPLTPAPKLTSTTGPSPPKHTSTTGPTPPKLTSIIGPTSYKLTSSTGPTTPKLTSITGPTSSKLISTTGPTTPKLASITGPTSSKLISITGPTSSKLTFNTGPTTPKLLSTSGPTPKLTSTTGPTTPNLTANTGPTTPKLTSTCGPTPPKLTSTTGPTTTPKPTTITGPTISKLTSTSGPATSKLISTTGSTTPKLTGSTTGPTTPKLTSTTGPTSPKLTCTAGPTTCKLTSTLGPTSPKLSSTTGPTFSKLTSTTGPTPPKLSSTTGPTSSKLSSITGPTTPKLTSTTGPTSSKLSSITGPTTPKLTSTTGPTSPKLTSTPGPTTSKLTSNTGPTSPKLTSTPGPTTPKLTSTTGPTPPKLTCTAGPAIRTYGRPILPSPSGPAPSSSPPPPATPTNISKTSSLTNGSTRLASTATATSITPFHTPASPPGRQVPQAPPTSSPGAGRASQSPSLGRRVSQQALLLGKSLKGSGQDQVLLRAQMLILTSAMRPAQASTSSTGSSPSSSSPASAQLHSLTLRAPPPGAVAIPPSLRLKPSTPPPLSRPLAPLFPPLRPRPSPGTMATEGLATPCRHLSVPPPTLYSPVRAIPLRSRHPFPNGHRAPPPPQAVAPPITRAPAGPKSCSLSQSQSQPATSPFDHSSSAARQLQIIALSSGRHAMPGTCVHASVGPPGLPGQSKRTVCGGEGLSLPLNPSLPKTVSSLANPEAPPCQTAALSQRAAPVGEELRGQTIQTEGQDLTMDKHEQKETTDGETARTTTPGIDDSKEEPMETTGEVQGEMMEEVQEEEAEDEAPMDQSENSTGQVLPQNENTSPDTKVKDSSKELKPNTGLSSTLSSDQTEGAAQEGPTPVQQEPNLGPERFASMSGGPLPVPIRPPPVMVGPSLIRPTPVPIGTVYVPAEPVPVPEAKNQRLMDPHRDLQPIAQEDLSENMSTQSDNQSALSSLSSPPSSPFIPPSTEPSPHLHPTDLSLSKGPDNRAAQPLDQSEDEFGSTDQSPCTPWEPRAWPEGRQVLTHLVEGFVIQEGLTPFPVNRSSLLVPDQVTKPQEVNGTNERAAPPPPVSRKRTYTDEEEVEEEVAGNPGDLATTAPLDRPALHCQFCGKRGYAHNFMRSKRFCSTSCARGFNVRLTKRLRALSAGSRPERPPLSRATSVPGKPLLLRLPRDLWSAGRREKDGKEKSVAVEEEEEEEEEEDADDGGEEEDEEEEEEPPVTVTTRNEQRAAPRVRRASAPAVTVTTPTSTFRPTPNQWSVEDVSAFIHTLPGCADVAEAFRLQEIDGQALLLLTEDHLMTSMNIKLGPALKICAHINTLKNQ, from the exons ATGGACCAAGAGTCACTTTGTCCCAGCCAATCGGAGGAAAGAGAAACTGCCAACAAGCCCTGCCCACAAACACCCCTCATCTCGGCAACGCCCCCTCGCCTCACCCCCCACCCCTCACTCCTGGACCCTCACACACTGACCCCAAGCACCTCCAcctctccccctcccctcaCCCCCGCCCCTAAACTCACCTCCACCACTGGCCCCTCTCCTCCCAAACACACCTCCACCACTGGCCCCACTCCTCCTAAACTCACCTCCATCATTGGCCCCACCTCTTATAAACTCACCTCCTCCACTGGCCCCACTACCCCTAAACTCACCTCCATCACTGGCCCCACCTCTTCAAAACTCATCTCCACCACTGGCCCCACCACCCCTAAACTCGCCTCCATCACTGGCCCCACCTCTTCAAAACTCATCTCCATCACTGGCCCCACCTCTTCTAAACTCACCTTCAATACTGGCCCCACCACCCCTAAACTTCTCTCCACCTCTGGCCCCACTCCCAAACTCACCTCCACGACTGGCCCCACCACCCCTAACCTCACAGCCAACACTGGCCCCACCACCCCTAAACTCACCTCCACCTGTGGCCCCACTCCTCCCAAACTCACCTCCACGACTGGCCCCACCACTACCCCTAAACCCACCACCATCACTGGCCCCACCATCTCTAAACTGACCTCCACCTCTGGGCCTGCCACCTCTAAACTCATCTCCACCACTGGCTCCACCACCCCTAAACTCACTGGCTCCACCACTGGCCCCACCACCCCCAAACTCACCTCCACCACTGGCCCCACCTCTCCTAAACTAACTTGCACAGCTGGTCCCACCACCTGTAAACTCACATCCACCCTCGGCCCCACCTCTCCAAAACTCTCCTCCACCACTGGCCCCACCTTTTCTAAATTGACCTCTACCACTGGCCCCACTCCTCCAAAACTGTCCTCCACCACTGGCCCCACCTCTTCTAAACTCTCCTCCATCACTGGCCCCACCACCCCTAAACTGACCTCCACCACTGGCCCCACCTCTTCTAAACTCTCCTCCATCACTGGCCCCACCACCCCTAAACTGACCTCCACCACTGGCCCCACCTCTCCTAAACTCACCTCCACCCCTGGCCCCACTACCTCTAAACTGACCTCCAACACTGGCCCCACCTCTCCTAAACTCACCTCCACCCCTGGCCCCACTACCCCTAAACTGACCTCCACCACTGGCCCCACCCCTCCTAAACTCACCTGCACTGCTGGCCCCGCTATCCGCACCTATGGCCGCCCCATCTTGCCCTCCCCatcaggccccgccccttcttcCTCCCCACCACCACCCGCAACGCCCACCAACATCTCCAAGACATCCAGCCTGACCAATGGGAGCACTCGCCTTGCATCCACTGCAACTGCCACATCCATCACACCCTTTCACACACCAGCCAGTCCACCAGGAAGAcag GTACCTCAGGCTCCGCCCACGAGTTCACCTGGTGCCGGTCGAGCCAGTCAGAGCCCGTCTCTAGGCAGGCGGGTCTCCCAGCAAGCTTTGCTCCTGGGGAAGAGTCTCAAAGGCTCGGGGCAAGATCAGGTGCTGCTGCGCGCTCAGatg CTTATTCTCACATCGGCTATGAGGCCCGCCCAGGCATCCACTTCCTccacaggctcctccccttcctCCTCAAGCCCCGCCTCTGCTCAA CTCCACAGCCTCACATTGAGGGCTCCGCCCCCCGGGGCCGTCGCCATCCCACCGTCTCTCCGCCTTAAGCCCTCAACTCCGCCCCCTCTCTCTCGACCTCTTGCTCCACTTTTCCCACCTCTCAGACCTCGACCATCTCCTGGCACCATGGCAACAGAAGGCCTAGCAACGCCGTGCCGCCACCTGTCTGTCCCGCCTCCAA CTCTCTACTCTCCGGTTCGAGCCATCCCTCTGAGGTCTCGACATCCCTTCCCTAATGGGCACCGAGCGCCACCACCTCCACAGGCTGTAGCTCCTCCCATCACCCGAGCACCGGCTGGACCCAAGAGCTGCTCATTAtcccagagccaatcacagcccgCCACTTCGCCCTTCGATCACTCGTCGTCAGCAGCACGGCAACTCCAAATCATCGCCCTATCTTCAGGCCGCCACGCAATGCCGGGAACTTGCGTTCACGCCTCAGTGGGGCCACCGGGGCTTCCTGGCCAATCAAAGCGAACTGTATGTGGAGGGGAGGGACTTTCTCTTCCTCTCAACCCCTCCCTGCCAAAAACTGTCTCATCCCTGGCAAACCCTGAGGCACCGCCCTGCCAAACCGCCGCTCTGAGCCAGAGAGCAGCGCCGGTCGGCGAGGAGCTCAGGGGACAAACCATCCAAACCGAAGGTCAAGACCTGACAATGGATAAACACGAGCAAAAGGAGACAACAGATGGGGAGACGGCCAGGACGACGACCCCCGGGATTGATGACAGTAAAGAGGAACCGATGGAGACAACTGGTGAGGTCCAAGGAGAGATGATGGAGGAGGTCcaggaagaagaagcagaagacgAGGCCCCCATGGACCAATCAGAGAACTCAACTGGTCAAGTTCTTCCTCAGAACGAGAACACAAGTCCAGATACCAAAGTGAAAGACTCCAGCAAGGAACTAAAACCAAACACAGGTCTAAGTTCCACTTTGTCCTCGGATCAAACTGAAGGCGCAGCTCAAGAAGGACCAACCCCTGTTCAGCAAGAACCAAACCTTGGTCCAGAAAGATTTGCTTCTATGTCAGGAGGACCACTTCCAGTCCCCATTAGACCACCTCCTGTTATGGTAGGACCTTCCCTGATTAGACCAACCCCTGTGCCAATAGGAACAGTCTATGTCCCGGCGGAACCCGTACCAGTCCCTGAGGCCAAGAACCAGAGGCTGATGGATCCCCACAGAGACCTGCAGCCTATTGCCCAGGAGGACCTAAGTGAGAACATGTCAACCCAGTCGGACAACCAATCAG ctCTGTCCAGTCTCTCGTCGCCCCCCTCCTCTCCTTTTATCCCCCCCTCCACAGAACCCTCCCCCCATCTCCACCCAACTGACCTCAGCCTATCAAAGGGACCCGACAACAGGGCCGCCCAGCCCTTGGACCAATCAGAGGATGAATTCGGTAGCACCGACCAATCGCCGTGCACCCCCTGGGAGCCGAGGGCGTGGCCTGAAGGTCGGCAGGTTCTGACTCACCTGGTGGAAGGGTTCGTCATCCAGGAAGGACTCACACCATTTCCT GTGAATCGCTCATCTCTGCTGGTTCCTGATCAGGTGACCAAGCCACAGGAGGTCAACGGGACCAACGAGAGGGCGGCTCCACCGCCACCGGTTTCCAGGAAACGCACATATACTGACGAGGAGGAAGTAGAAGAGGAAGTGGCAGGAAACCCGGGCGATTTAGCAACCA CAGCGCCATTGGACCGACCCGCTCTTCACTGTCAGTTCTGTGGAAAGAGAGGCTATGCCCACAACTTCATGAGGTCCAAACGCTTCTGCTCCACCTCCTGTGCCCGCGG GTTCAACGTCCGCCTGACGAAGCGCCTTCGAGCTCTGAGCGCAGGAAGCCGACCCGAGCGGCCGCCGCTGAGCCGAGCCACGTCCGTCCCCGGAAAACCTCTGTTACTACGGCTG CCTCGTGATCTTTGGAGCGCAGGACGTCGTGAAAAAGACGGCAAGGAGAAGTCGGTGGCCgttgaagaggaggaa